DNA from Syntrophorhabdus sp.:
ACAACTTTGCCGGCAGCCAGTACCCCCTCGGGCAGGGCTGGTATGCCGGGGTCGCTCTGTCGGTCAACCTCTTTGACGGTCTGTCGACGACGAACAAGGTCGCCGAGGCCCAGGCGAACAAGCAGTCCGTCGACGCGAAGATCAGCGCCATGAAGCTCCAGATCACGCTCGATGTGAAGCAGGCGTGGCTGGCGCTTATCAAGGCACGGCAGACGATAGAGACCACAAATGTCCAGATACGGCAGGCGACGGAGAACCTGGAGATCGCGAACCTGCGCTATGACGCCGGACTCGCGACCCCTCTCGAGGTCACAGACGCCACGGTGACCTACAGCCAGGCGAAGCTGGCCAACATAAGCGCCCTCTTCGATTACAAGGTTGCCAGGGCCAACATGGAGAAGGCCATGGGGAGCAGATGATGGACGCACAGAAGGGCAGGGGAGTCATCGGCAGGCTTCGGGCGATGTCCCGGAGGAAAAAGGTCGTAGCGGCGGGGATCGTCCTCGTCTGCGTGGTCGTCATCGTATATGTCGCGACGAGAAAGAAGCCGGCGCCGCCGCCGGAGCGGGTGGCCGTGACCGCGGCGAAGGCTGTTGCGAAGGATATGCCCGTGGAGCTGAGGGAAATAGGGACCATCGAAGGTTATCGCAGCGTTCCCATCTACGCCCAGATAACGGGGCAACTGGTGAAGACCCATTTCAAAGAAGGTCAGGACGTCAAAAAGGGCCAGCCTCTTTTCACGATCGATCCCAACCAGTACCAGGCAAAGGTGCGCCAGGCCGAGGCGCAGCTGGCGCGGGACACGGCGCAGATGAAATTCGCCCGCGACGAGGCGAAGCGGTACAAGTACCTCTACGAAAAGGGCGCGGTCGCTCTTTCCGACTACGAGAACAAGCAGTCCGTCGCCGATGCGCAGGAGTCCCTCGTTGTCGCGGACAGGGCCTCTTTGCAGGATGCCCGGCTCAACCTGGCCCACTGTTTCATATCCGCTCCCTTCGATGGGCGCATGGGCGCCTATGCCGTCTTTGAGGGGAGGATGATCAAGGACGTGGATACCCAGCTAGCGACCATCAACCAGATATCGCCCGTCTATGCCTCCTTTTCCATAGCCGAAAAGGACCTCCCTGCCGTCAGGAAGTACTCCGTGGGTCAAAAGCTCAAAGCGAGGGTGCTTCCCGCCGGGTACACGGGAGAGCCGCCGGAAGGCGAGCTTACCTTCATGGACAATACCGTGAACACCCAGACGGGGATGATACTCCTTAAGGCGACATTTCCGAACACCGACAGGTTTCTCTGGCCGGGACAGTTCGTCAATGTGGTCCTCACTCTCACCACGGAAAAGGGCGTCGTCGTGGTTCCCGAGCGGGCTATACAGCTCAGCCAGACAGGGAAATATGCCTTTGTCATAAAGGCCGACGACACGGTCGAATATCGCGTGGTCGCGACGGACAGGACTGTGCGGGGCCTGACGGTGGTGCGAAAGGGGATAAACGCCGGGGAGACAGTCGTCACCGACGGCCACTTCAAGCTGAGGAACGGTTTCCCTGTTTCAGTGCGCGATTCACTCGCATCGGGACAGCGGGGTAACGGCGGAAGCCTTGAGGCCGCTCCCGGAAAACCCGCGCCTCAGAAGACCGGCACCGGAGCGCCCCCGCCGGAAGCCTCCGCAGGAACGAAGAAGTGAACATCTCGGCCATATGGATCAAGCGGCCCATCATGACCATACTGGTCATGTTCGGCATTCTCTTTTTCGGCATCA
Protein-coding regions in this window:
- a CDS encoding efflux RND transporter periplasmic adaptor subunit → MMDAQKGRGVIGRLRAMSRRKKVVAAGIVLVCVVVIVYVATRKKPAPPPERVAVTAAKAVAKDMPVELREIGTIEGYRSVPIYAQITGQLVKTHFKEGQDVKKGQPLFTIDPNQYQAKVRQAEAQLARDTAQMKFARDEAKRYKYLYEKGAVALSDYENKQSVADAQESLVVADRASLQDARLNLAHCFISAPFDGRMGAYAVFEGRMIKDVDTQLATINQISPVYASFSIAEKDLPAVRKYSVGQKLKARVLPAGYTGEPPEGELTFMDNTVNTQTGMILLKATFPNTDRFLWPGQFVNVVLTLTTEKGVVVVPERAIQLSQTGKYAFVIKADDTVEYRVVATDRTVRGLTVVRKGINAGETVVTDGHFKLRNGFPVSVRDSLASGQRGNGGSLEAAPGKPAPQKTGTGAPPPEASAGTKK